A region from the Streptomyces sp. 3214.6 genome encodes:
- a CDS encoding glycoside hydrolase family 43 protein: MDLSCSQQFLGRRRALAAAAGLVTGALLPQTPARAAGTAYTNPVIWQDFADIDVIRVGGTYYASASTMHYSPGAPVLRSYDLVNWEIAGHSVPVLDFGAKYDLNGARGYVRGIWASSLAYRPSNRTFYWLGQIDFARTYIHTATAVEGPWSRLTTISTPYYDAGLLVDTDDTLYVAYGNTTINVAQLSPDGRTQVRTQQVFTTPSSVGTLEGSRFYKINGQYYIFLTRPANGQYILKSSGGPFGPYTMRQVLLDLRGPIPGGGVPHQGGLVQTQNGAWYYLAFVDAYPGGRMPALAPVTWTSDGWPVVQLVNGAWGTSYPVPAVPAPPRQVTPLIGVDTFDGTTLKPRWEWNHNPDNTKWSVDNGLTLRTATVTDDLYWARNTLTHRIQGPTSTATVQLDHSAMRDGDRAGLALLRDSSAWIGVKRAGGTTRVVMVNGLTMDSNWNTTGTGTEAASATVPGGRIWLRATADIRPGAARPGAFSYSTDGTTFTRLGPAFSMGNDWRFFMGYRFALFNHATQALGGAVRVTRFELSVP; encoded by the coding sequence ATGGATCTGTCATGCTCTCAACAATTTCTGGGCCGTCGCCGGGCGCTGGCCGCCGCCGCCGGCCTGGTCACCGGCGCCCTCCTCCCCCAGACGCCGGCCCGCGCGGCCGGCACGGCGTACACCAACCCGGTGATCTGGCAGGACTTCGCGGACATCGACGTCATCCGTGTCGGCGGCACCTACTACGCCTCGGCCTCGACGATGCACTACTCACCGGGCGCGCCCGTCCTGCGTTCGTACGACCTGGTGAACTGGGAGATCGCCGGTCACTCGGTGCCCGTTCTCGACTTCGGCGCCAAGTACGACCTGAACGGTGCCCGTGGCTATGTCAGAGGGATCTGGGCGTCGTCGCTGGCCTACCGTCCGAGCAACAGGACGTTCTACTGGCTGGGCCAGATCGACTTCGCCCGAACGTACATCCACACCGCCACCGCCGTCGAGGGGCCGTGGAGCAGACTGACGACGATCAGCACGCCGTACTACGACGCGGGGCTCCTCGTCGACACCGACGACACCCTCTACGTGGCGTACGGGAACACCACCATCAACGTGGCCCAGCTCTCGCCCGACGGCCGCACCCAGGTCCGCACCCAGCAGGTGTTCACGACACCGTCGAGCGTCGGCACCCTCGAAGGCTCCCGCTTCTACAAGATCAACGGGCAATACTACATCTTCCTGACCCGCCCCGCCAACGGGCAGTACATCCTGAAGTCGTCGGGCGGCCCCTTCGGCCCGTACACGATGCGGCAGGTGCTCCTCGACCTGCGCGGGCCGATACCCGGCGGTGGCGTCCCGCACCAGGGCGGGCTGGTGCAGACGCAGAACGGCGCCTGGTACTACCTGGCCTTCGTCGACGCGTACCCCGGCGGCCGGATGCCTGCCCTGGCACCGGTCACCTGGACCTCGGACGGCTGGCCCGTCGTGCAACTGGTGAACGGCGCATGGGGCACCTCGTATCCCGTCCCCGCCGTGCCCGCTCCACCACGCCAGGTCACCCCCCTGATCGGCGTCGACACCTTCGACGGCACGACTCTCAAGCCGAGATGGGAGTGGAACCACAACCCGGACAACACCAAGTGGTCGGTCGACAACGGACTGACCCTGCGGACCGCGACCGTCACCGACGACCTGTACTGGGCCCGCAACACCCTCACGCACCGCATCCAGGGCCCCACCTCCACCGCCACGGTCCAGCTCGACCACTCCGCGATGCGGGACGGCGACCGGGCCGGACTGGCGCTGCTGCGTGACTCCTCCGCCTGGATCGGTGTCAAACGGGCCGGCGGCACGACGCGGGTGGTGATGGTCAACGGGCTGACCATGGACAGCAACTGGAACACCACCGGCACCGGCACGGAGGCCGCGAGCGCGACCGTCCCCGGCGGCCGCATCTGGCTGCGCGCGACCGCGGACATCCGCCCCGGCGCGGCACGCCCCGGCGCGTTCTCCTACAGCACCGACGGCACCACCTTCACCCGCCTGGGGCCCGCCTTCTCCATGGGCAACGACTGGCGGTTCTTCATGGGCTACCGATTCGCCCTCTTCAACCACGCCACCCAGGCACTCGGCGGCGCGGTCCGCGTCACTCGGTTCGAGCTGTCCGTGCCCTGA
- a CDS encoding non-reducing end alpha-L-arabinofuranosidase family hydrolase, which produces MNPLKRLGRRRASVLSLLAVAALVTPAAATAAPAAPAAPAAVRASTLGAQAAQSGRYFGTAVAAGRLGDGVYTGILDREFNSVTPENEMKWDTTEPSRGSFNFGPGDQIVNRATAHGQRMRGHTLVWHSQLPGWVNSIRDANTLRSVMNNHITTVANHYKGRIHSWDVVNEAFADGGSGQHRPSVFQNLLGDGFIEQAFRTARSADPAAKLCYNDYSIEDWNSAKTQGVYRMVRDFKSRGVPIDCVGFQSHFGAGGPPGSFQTTLSNFAALGVDVQITELDIAQAPATAYANTVRACLNVARCNGITVWGIRDSDSWRSGENPLLFDRNGNKKAAYRSALTAMGGTPAARTAVAPRSAAALPSSFSWSSSGALIAPKPDSTHNIAGIKDPTVVYYNGKYHVFASTASAAGYNLVYLSFSDWSQAGSATHHYLDRTAVGAGYRAAPQVFYNTQQRLWYLVYQTGNASYSTNPDINNPNGWSAPRNFFASMPDIIRQNIGNGFWVDMWVICDSANCYLFSSDDNGHLYRSQTTVGQFPNGFTNTVIAARDSKYNLFEASNVYKVQGTNQYLLIVEAIGSDGRRYFRSWTSGSLAGSWTPLAASENNPFARANKVSFPSGAWTRDISHGEMIRAGYDQTLTIPNCRLQYLYQGLNPNASGDYNSLPWRLGLLTQTNSTC; this is translated from the coding sequence ATGAATCCGCTGAAACGACTCGGCCGTCGCCGAGCCTCGGTGTTATCCCTGCTGGCCGTGGCCGCACTGGTCACACCCGCGGCCGCGACCGCCGCGCCCGCCGCGCCCGCCGCGCCCGCCGCCGTCCGGGCCTCCACGCTGGGCGCGCAAGCGGCCCAGTCCGGACGGTACTTCGGAACCGCCGTGGCCGCCGGAAGGCTCGGCGACGGCGTCTACACGGGGATCCTGGACCGCGAGTTCAACTCGGTCACGCCCGAGAACGAGATGAAGTGGGACACGACCGAGCCGTCCCGCGGCTCGTTCAACTTCGGTCCCGGCGACCAGATCGTCAACCGCGCCACGGCCCACGGCCAGCGCATGCGCGGTCACACCCTGGTCTGGCACTCCCAACTGCCCGGCTGGGTCAACTCCATCAGGGACGCGAACACGCTGCGCAGCGTGATGAACAACCACATCACCACCGTGGCCAACCACTACAAGGGCCGCATCCACTCCTGGGACGTGGTCAACGAGGCCTTCGCCGACGGCGGCAGCGGCCAGCACCGCCCCTCGGTGTTCCAGAACCTCCTGGGCGACGGCTTCATCGAGCAGGCCTTCCGCACCGCCCGCTCGGCCGACCCCGCGGCCAAGCTCTGTTACAACGACTACAGCATCGAGGACTGGAACTCCGCGAAGACCCAGGGCGTCTACCGCATGGTCCGCGACTTCAAGTCGCGCGGCGTGCCCATCGACTGCGTCGGCTTCCAGTCCCACTTCGGCGCCGGCGGCCCTCCCGGCAGCTTCCAGACGACGCTGTCGAACTTCGCCGCCCTCGGCGTGGACGTGCAGATCACCGAACTGGACATCGCGCAGGCACCGGCCACCGCGTACGCCAACACGGTGCGGGCCTGCCTGAACGTGGCGCGCTGCAACGGCATCACCGTCTGGGGCATCCGCGACAGCGACTCCTGGCGCTCCGGTGAGAACCCGCTGCTGTTCGACCGCAACGGCAACAAGAAGGCCGCCTACCGTTCGGCGCTGACCGCGATGGGCGGCACGCCCGCCGCACGCACCGCGGTCGCGCCCCGGTCCGCCGCCGCGCTGCCCTCCAGTTTCTCGTGGAGCTCCAGCGGCGCCCTGATCGCGCCGAAGCCGGACTCGACCCACAACATCGCGGGCATCAAGGACCCGACGGTCGTCTACTACAACGGCAAGTACCACGTGTTCGCGAGCACCGCGAGCGCCGCCGGGTACAACCTCGTGTACCTGAGCTTCTCCGACTGGTCGCAGGCGGGTTCGGCCACGCACCACTACCTGGACCGCACGGCCGTAGGCGCCGGGTACCGGGCCGCGCCGCAGGTCTTCTACAACACGCAGCAGCGCCTGTGGTACCTCGTCTACCAGACCGGCAACGCGTCCTACTCCACCAACCCCGACATCAACAACCCGAACGGGTGGAGCGCACCGCGCAACTTCTTCGCGTCGATGCCGGACATCATCAGGCAGAACATCGGCAACGGCTTCTGGGTCGACATGTGGGTGATCTGCGACAGCGCCAACTGCTACCTGTTCTCCTCCGATGACAACGGACACCTGTACCGCTCGCAGACGACCGTCGGCCAGTTCCCGAACGGGTTCACCAACACCGTCATCGCGGCGCGGGACAGCAAGTACAACCTGTTCGAGGCGAGCAACGTCTACAAGGTGCAGGGCACCAACCAGTACCTCCTGATCGTCGAGGCGATCGGATCGGACGGCAGGCGGTACTTCCGCTCCTGGACGTCGGGCAGCCTCGCCGGCTCGTGGACGCCGCTCGCCGCGTCCGAGAACAACCCCTTCGCACGGGCCAACAAGGTGTCCTTCCCGTCCGGGGCGTGGACCCGGGACATCAGTCACGGTGAGATGATCCGCGCCGGGTACGACCAGACACTGACCATCCCCAACTGCCGTCTGCAGTACCTGTACCAGGGCCTCAACCCCAACGCGAGCGGCGACTACAACAGTCTGCCGTGGCGGCTCGGACTGCTCACCCAGACCAACTCGACCTGCTGA
- a CDS encoding carboxypeptidase-like regulatory domain-containing protein, with the protein MLFGTVRNAQQRPVRHAAVTVIDTRGRQLVRTTTNAEEEYAVTGLPEGYISVVVSSSGLRPRTGRRRGNRGRGRRR; encoded by the coding sequence ATGCTTTTCGGCACAGTCCGCAACGCCCAGCAGCGACCCGTGCGCCATGCCGCAGTAACTGTCATCGACACGCGCGGCCGGCAGTTGGTTCGGACTACGACAAACGCGGAGGAAGAGTACGCCGTGACCGGGCTGCCAGAGGGGTACATCAGTGTTGTGGTCTCGTCTTCTGGGCTGCGGCCGCGTACGGGGCGGCGCAGAGGGAATCGAGGTCGAGGACGTCGGCGGTGA
- a CDS encoding FtsX-like permease family protein, whose protein sequence is MTARVPGGGRRFGALRALGLGARLALTGGREGKIRTTLTAVGVGLGVAVLLLAASVPTARHDRDERIHHRIDVNLDDRAIKPSAGTVLISDIDTVFRDKKIRGRMVQPEGSGAPLPPGLLRYPRPGEMVVSPALRKLLAAPGSELLRERLAHTVVGEVGDPGLLDPGEYVFYLGGDHMVNGVAGTRRLDHFGKAYPKKPLSPELALLSIAGIVVLLAPVGIFIAAAVRFGGEHRDRRLAALRLVGADRRMTAGIAAGETLLSTLAGIVLGAILFMAGRQFVGLVEVQGLGVFTEDLTPQPLLAALTVVAVLALSLVVTRMAMNKVAVEPLGVVRRSGGTTRRLWWRIALPLLGLVLLRTSVRNAPDLQDVTTVVQVIAGMLALLVGVTAVLPWIVERFTGLIGGFGPLSWQLAVRRMQLHGEAATRSVNGIAVAVAGAVALQTLFTGITQQSADHTPQAAHGSSSPRTHIGFARLDDGKGGEERYAPVFASTPGVRQAVGFGELSVSTPDGAFPQTVRIADCAGLRRLAVLPACSDGDAFLVTPAGTHGADDMTTWKAGMRLRIGADGPEWKVPRITGTTHAKSADPAVDFPERMLLTTPRAAGPNAIAHAVSTVDLTYTAASRDVQDRIRTAAARLDPSFTVDFPGQPQGNPALDGIKRALLAGVTAVLMLIAASMLLGALEQLRDRARIMAVLVAFGTGRRTLGASVLWQTALPVALGLLVAELVGTLLGGALLGLIGKPLVYDWSTLPAMAGIGATAAVGVTLLTLPTLWRSTRPEGLRHE, encoded by the coding sequence GTGACCGCGAGAGTGCCGGGCGGTGGACGGCGTTTCGGAGCGCTTCGCGCGCTCGGCCTCGGTGCCCGGCTCGCCCTGACCGGTGGCCGGGAGGGCAAGATCCGCACCACCCTCACGGCCGTCGGGGTCGGGCTCGGAGTCGCCGTGCTGTTGCTCGCCGCGTCGGTACCCACCGCCAGGCACGACCGGGACGAGCGCATTCACCACCGCATCGACGTCAACCTCGACGACCGCGCCATCAAACCCTCGGCGGGCACGGTGCTGATCAGTGATATCGACACCGTGTTCAGGGACAAGAAGATCCGTGGGCGCATGGTGCAGCCGGAGGGGTCCGGCGCACCGCTTCCGCCCGGACTCCTCCGCTATCCACGCCCCGGAGAGATGGTCGTGTCACCAGCACTGCGCAAGCTGCTGGCCGCACCGGGCAGCGAGCTGCTGCGCGAGCGCCTCGCCCACACCGTCGTGGGCGAGGTAGGCGACCCGGGCCTGCTCGACCCCGGCGAGTACGTCTTCTACCTGGGCGGAGATCACATGGTGAACGGCGTCGCGGGCACGCGGCGACTGGACCACTTCGGGAAGGCCTACCCGAAGAAGCCCCTCTCCCCCGAACTCGCCCTGCTCAGCATCGCGGGGATCGTCGTGCTGCTCGCCCCGGTCGGCATCTTCATCGCCGCGGCCGTCCGGTTCGGCGGTGAGCACCGGGACCGGCGGCTGGCCGCCCTGCGGCTGGTCGGCGCGGACCGTCGGATGACGGCCGGCATCGCCGCGGGCGAGACGCTGCTCAGCACACTGGCCGGTATCGTGCTGGGCGCGATCCTGTTCATGGCGGGCCGTCAGTTCGTCGGGCTGGTGGAGGTTCAGGGGCTGGGCGTCTTCACCGAGGATCTCACTCCACAGCCTCTACTGGCGGCCCTCACGGTCGTCGCCGTCCTGGCACTCTCCCTCGTCGTCACGCGGATGGCGATGAACAAGGTGGCCGTGGAGCCCCTCGGAGTCGTCCGCAGGTCCGGCGGGACCACCCGGCGCCTGTGGTGGCGTATCGCGCTTCCCCTGCTGGGACTGGTCCTGCTGCGGACGTCCGTGCGTAACGCACCCGACCTGCAGGACGTCACCACCGTCGTGCAGGTGATCGCCGGCATGCTCGCGCTGCTCGTCGGGGTCACCGCCGTGCTGCCTTGGATCGTGGAACGCTTCACCGGGCTGATCGGCGGCTTCGGTCCGCTGTCCTGGCAACTGGCGGTGCGGAGGATGCAGTTGCACGGCGAGGCTGCCACCCGCTCGGTCAACGGGATCGCGGTCGCCGTGGCCGGTGCCGTGGCGCTGCAGACCCTCTTCACCGGGATCACCCAGCAATCTGCGGACCACACCCCACAGGCGGCGCACGGTTCCTCCTCGCCCCGCACACACATAGGTTTCGCCCGCCTCGATGACGGCAAGGGGGGCGAGGAGCGGTACGCCCCGGTGTTCGCCTCGACTCCCGGTGTGCGGCAGGCCGTCGGTTTTGGGGAGTTGTCCGTGAGTACGCCCGACGGCGCGTTCCCGCAGACGGTCCGCATAGCCGACTGCGCCGGGTTGCGCCGACTGGCCGTGTTGCCCGCCTGTTCCGACGGGGACGCCTTCCTCGTCACTCCGGCCGGGACGCACGGAGCGGACGACATGACCACGTGGAAGGCGGGCATGAGGCTGCGCATCGGCGCTGACGGCCCCGAATGGAAGGTACCGCGCATCACCGGCACCACTCACGCCAAGAGCGCCGATCCAGCAGTCGACTTCCCCGAGCGCATGCTGCTCACCACCCCCAGGGCGGCAGGGCCGAACGCGATCGCACACGCTGTCAGCACGGTCGACCTCACCTACACGGCCGCAAGCAGGGACGTGCAGGACCGCATCCGTACCGCGGCCGCCCGGCTGGACCCTTCCTTCACTGTCGACTTCCCAGGACAGCCTCAGGGCAATCCGGCCCTCGACGGGATCAAGCGGGCCTTGCTGGCCGGGGTGACGGCCGTCCTGATGCTGATCGCCGCGAGCATGCTGCTCGGCGCGCTGGAACAACTCCGAGACCGTGCACGCATCATGGCCGTGCTGGTCGCCTTCGGTACCGGGCGGCGTACGCTCGGCGCATCCGTCCTCTGGCAGACCGCACTGCCCGTCGCGCTGGGGCTGCTCGTCGCGGAGCTGGTCGGGACGCTCCTCGGCGGCGCACTGCTCGGTCTCATCGGCAAGCCCCTGGTCTACGACTGGAGCACCCTGCCGGCCATGGCCGGCATCGGCGCGACCGCCGCCGTCGGCGTGACCCTGCTGACCCTTCCCACACTGTGGCGGTCGACGCGGCCGGAGGGCCTCCGGCACGAGTGA
- a CDS encoding DUF5133 domain-containing protein produces MIVPVEKEVRIALARFAQARIEYDVCPTGRTSRALEDAKYTLCVITGVRTAEQALVAADTLLEQYSTRRRGSDRPDWPDR; encoded by the coding sequence GTGATCGTTCCTGTGGAGAAGGAAGTGCGCATTGCGCTCGCCCGGTTCGCGCAAGCGCGGATCGAGTACGACGTCTGTCCCACTGGCCGGACCAGCCGGGCTCTGGAGGACGCGAAGTACACGCTGTGTGTCATTACCGGAGTGCGTACCGCCGAGCAGGCGCTGGTTGCGGCAGACACACTGCTGGAGCAGTACAGCACCCGCCGGAGGGGAAGTGATCGTCCCGACTGGCCCGATCGCTGA
- a CDS encoding AAA family ATPase codes for MSGQGRKQLRGRRRECNALEELASKVEAGQSSALVLRGEAGIGKSALLDHLAGYVAGYRVARSAGAESEMELPFAGLHQLCAPFLGHAASLPLPQQEALTTAFGVSTGPPPDRFLVGLAVLGLLTEVAAEKPLFCLVDDAQWLDRVSAQTLAFVTRRMLAESLALVFATRELKARDEFAGLPELTIDGLDNSDALALLASEAGGPLDERVRDRILAEARGNPLALLELPHSREETEAIDGFGLPDPGPVTGRIERSYLERVRSLPPSTQRLLLAAAAEPIGDVTLLRRAAALLDIDPEAAGPAVAAGLFDIGALVRFKHPLLRSAIYRSAELAELREIHRVLAEVTDPGHDPDRRAWHLARSTVRPDEAIAAELESSAVRAQARGGTAAAAAFLAHAAVLTPQPRRKATRALAAAQAKLRAGAPAAARDLLTLAESGVLDEIGHARVHLTHAQIAFASSRGAEALPLLLAAAQRLVPLDVGLARETFLDTVSAAMFAGRLAVGATVREVAEAAHRTSPSNTRPPRNADLLMDALATRFTSGYRDAVVGARDAVTGLRQETDPEQVLRWSWLGGALAADMWDDEGWTELATRHVQTTRAVGALTELPLALHSRSVVHTFAGELDAAELLIAESLSVQEAAGSNSFTPYGTITLAAWQGREREAVTLIRASQDEAINRGEGAGLSVGHRAAAVLYNGLGRYEEAFDSARQASAHPQDVAVYNWGLTELVEAAVRSGHREAAEAALAELTRATEAAGTDWALGVQARSQALLGQEDSAEELYREAIERLGRTRVRTDLARAHLVYGEWLRRQNRRVDAREQLRMAHTLFSQFGAGAFAERSVRELRAAGETVTRRTGAAPATLTPQETQIAQLARAGLTNTEIGAQLFLSPHTVEWHLRKVYAKLNITSRRLLRTAF; via the coding sequence GTGAGCGGACAGGGTCGTAAGCAACTGCGCGGTCGGCGCCGCGAGTGCAATGCGCTTGAGGAGCTGGCGTCGAAAGTCGAGGCCGGGCAGAGCTCAGCTCTTGTCCTACGCGGTGAAGCGGGAATAGGAAAGTCTGCTCTGCTCGATCATCTGGCTGGGTACGTCGCCGGATACCGCGTCGCTCGTAGTGCGGGTGCCGAGTCGGAGATGGAACTCCCGTTCGCAGGCCTGCACCAGTTGTGTGCACCATTCCTCGGTCACGCCGCCTCTCTTCCGCTTCCGCAGCAAGAAGCGCTGACCACTGCGTTCGGGGTCAGCACCGGCCCACCACCGGACCGGTTCCTGGTCGGTCTCGCCGTACTCGGACTGCTGACCGAGGTGGCCGCCGAGAAGCCGCTGTTCTGCTTGGTGGACGACGCGCAGTGGCTCGACCGGGTATCCGCACAGACCCTGGCCTTCGTGACACGGCGGATGCTCGCTGAATCCCTCGCACTGGTGTTCGCCACGCGTGAACTGAAGGCACGCGACGAGTTCGCCGGACTGCCTGAACTGACGATCGACGGCCTCGACAACAGCGACGCCCTCGCGCTTCTGGCTTCGGAGGCCGGCGGCCCCTTGGACGAACGAGTCCGCGACCGAATCCTCGCGGAAGCCCGCGGCAACCCCCTCGCACTTCTGGAACTTCCGCACAGCCGGGAAGAGACGGAAGCCATTGACGGATTCGGCCTGCCGGACCCCGGACCGGTGACCGGCCGCATCGAGCGGAGCTACCTCGAGCGGGTCCGCTCGCTCCCGCCCTCGACGCAGCGACTGCTGCTGGCAGCCGCCGCCGAACCGATCGGCGACGTGACACTCCTCAGACGCGCAGCGGCGCTCCTGGACATCGATCCTGAAGCGGCAGGCCCGGCAGTGGCAGCGGGGCTGTTCGACATCGGTGCTCTGGTGCGTTTCAAGCATCCGCTTCTGCGCTCGGCAATCTACCGGTCGGCCGAACTCGCGGAGCTGCGAGAGATCCACCGTGTCCTGGCAGAGGTGACCGACCCCGGCCACGATCCCGACCGGCGTGCATGGCACCTGGCACGATCAACCGTGCGGCCCGACGAGGCGATCGCCGCCGAACTGGAGTCATCCGCCGTGCGGGCGCAGGCGCGCGGCGGCACCGCCGCGGCCGCGGCGTTTCTCGCACACGCGGCTGTATTGACTCCGCAGCCCCGGCGGAAAGCGACGCGTGCCCTCGCGGCAGCTCAAGCGAAGCTTCGCGCCGGTGCACCAGCCGCGGCGCGTGATCTGCTGACCCTCGCCGAGAGCGGAGTCCTGGACGAGATCGGTCACGCTCGCGTGCACCTCACCCACGCTCAGATCGCCTTCGCCTCCAGCCGCGGCGCCGAAGCGCTCCCCCTCCTGCTGGCCGCCGCGCAGCGCTTGGTGCCGCTGGACGTCGGCCTGGCTCGCGAGACGTTTCTGGACACCGTGTCAGCGGCTATGTTCGCAGGGCGGCTCGCTGTTGGGGCTACGGTGCGAGAGGTGGCGGAAGCGGCGCACAGGACGTCACCGTCCAACACACGGCCGCCACGCAACGCCGACCTTCTCATGGATGCCTTGGCCACCCGGTTCACCAGTGGGTACCGCGACGCCGTCGTCGGCGCGCGTGACGCGGTGACCGGGCTCCGTCAGGAGACCGACCCCGAGCAGGTCCTGCGCTGGTCATGGTTGGGCGGCGCCCTCGCTGCCGATATGTGGGACGACGAAGGTTGGACTGAGCTGGCGACACGCCACGTGCAGACCACCCGCGCCGTCGGCGCGCTGACAGAGTTGCCCCTCGCGCTCCACTCACGGTCAGTCGTCCACACGTTCGCCGGTGAACTGGACGCGGCGGAACTACTCATCGCGGAGAGCCTCAGTGTCCAGGAGGCCGCCGGCAGCAACAGCTTCACGCCCTACGGAACGATTACCCTCGCCGCCTGGCAAGGAAGGGAACGCGAGGCCGTAACGCTTATCAGGGCCAGCCAGGACGAGGCCATCAATCGCGGTGAAGGCGCCGGCCTGTCCGTCGGCCATCGGGCCGCAGCAGTGCTCTACAACGGTTTGGGCCGATACGAGGAGGCATTCGACTCCGCCCGTCAGGCGAGCGCGCACCCGCAGGATGTCGCCGTATACAACTGGGGATTGACTGAACTGGTGGAGGCCGCAGTTCGCAGCGGTCACCGTGAGGCGGCCGAGGCCGCACTGGCCGAACTGACCCGGGCCACCGAAGCCGCGGGCACGGACTGGGCCTTGGGGGTTCAGGCACGCTCGCAGGCTCTGCTCGGCCAGGAGGACTCTGCCGAAGAGCTCTACCGCGAGGCTATCGAGCGACTCGGACGTACTCGGGTCAGGACGGATCTGGCACGGGCACACCTGGTGTACGGCGAATGGCTGCGCCGGCAGAACCGCCGCGTCGACGCCCGCGAGCAACTTCGCATGGCGCACACCCTCTTCAGTCAATTCGGCGCCGGCGCCTTCGCCGAGCGCTCCGTCCGCGAACTGCGGGCCGCCGGCGAGACCGTGACCCGTCGGACTGGTGCCGCCCCGGCGACGCTGACCCCCCAGGAAACGCAGATCGCGCAACTGGCCCGTGCGGGGCTCACCAACACCGAGATCGGCGCGCAGCTGTTCCTCAGCCCCCACACCGTGGAATGGCACCTGCGCAAGGTGTACGCCAAACTCAACATCACTTCTCGCCGGCTCCTGCGCACGGCGTTCTGA
- a CDS encoding sigma-70 family RNA polymerase sigma factor, whose protein sequence is MDRYLLEAGQLPMAGGHASPSTIDDLEDAASIYLRNRPALLKIAHRILDNESEAEEVVQEVWLRLQCTDRTSVRRPQALLRTITVRLAINSVQSAYRRRERSATPWLPEALDPSPSPESGAEQQDTVERAVSLLLETLTPPQRTAFVLREGFGYPYERIAGLLHLSVANARQQVTRAQRRLGAKRHRQPVDSISHRRLVQAFLAAAQGGNLARLEQALLTETGPTGRATRPAGVQAA, encoded by the coding sequence ATGGACAGGTACCTGCTCGAAGCCGGACAATTGCCGATGGCCGGCGGTCACGCATCGCCCTCGACAATTGATGATCTGGAGGATGCGGCGTCCATATACCTGCGGAATCGGCCGGCACTCCTCAAGATCGCCCATCGCATCCTCGACAACGAGAGCGAGGCCGAAGAGGTGGTCCAGGAGGTATGGCTGCGACTGCAGTGCACCGATCGAACGTCAGTGCGACGCCCCCAGGCGCTACTGCGGACGATCACCGTCAGGCTGGCGATCAACTCGGTCCAATCGGCGTACAGACGCCGGGAACGCAGCGCCACCCCTTGGCTTCCGGAGGCATTGGACCCGAGCCCCAGCCCGGAATCAGGAGCCGAGCAGCAAGACACCGTGGAGCGAGCGGTCTCTCTGCTTCTGGAGACGTTGACACCTCCGCAGCGCACAGCCTTCGTCCTCCGGGAGGGGTTCGGTTATCCGTACGAGCGGATTGCCGGCCTTCTGCATCTCAGCGTCGCCAACGCCAGGCAGCAGGTCACTCGCGCACAACGGCGACTGGGTGCGAAGCGTCACCGGCAACCGGTGGACTCCATCAGCCATCGCCGTCTTGTGCAGGCCTTCCTCGCGGCGGCACAGGGAGGCAACCTGGCCCGCCTGGAGCAGGCCCTCCTGACGGAGACCGGCCCGACAGGTCGAGCCACGAGGCCGGCCGGGGTGCAGGCCGCGTAA
- a CDS encoding helix-turn-helix domain-containing protein, with the protein MPTATGSSFFAHYGALVLEPFKGRESTTYQAIEALTQDRLLQDEGKVTTATQWALAVLYNGLGRYEEAYACAERGCENPQELGLSLQSRVELVEAAVRLGRTPRAAEAARMIEEMAQASKTTWALGISAATRALVSDGRTAEDLHREAIELLDSTQARMDSARARLRYGEWLRSEGRSADARERLSEAHEMLSEAGAEAFAERARRELQAAGAKVRKRASVAPAVLTPKEVEIARLAKEGFTNPEIGARLFLSPHTVDWHLRKVFAKLGISSRKEISSVRPEGLTATR; encoded by the coding sequence TTGCCGACAGCGACGGGCAGCAGTTTCTTCGCGCACTACGGCGCACTGGTTCTGGAACCCTTCAAGGGGCGGGAGTCCACGACCTATCAGGCGATCGAAGCGCTCACGCAAGACCGTCTCCTGCAGGACGAGGGAAAGGTGACGACAGCCACGCAATGGGCCTTGGCAGTGCTCTACAACGGCCTTGGGCGATACGAAGAGGCCTACGCGTGCGCAGAACGTGGATGCGAGAACCCCCAGGAACTCGGCTTGTCCCTCCAGTCCAGGGTGGAACTGGTCGAAGCAGCCGTACGGTTGGGGCGAACACCCAGGGCGGCCGAAGCCGCGCGGATGATCGAAGAGATGGCCCAGGCCAGCAAGACCACCTGGGCACTCGGTATTTCGGCGGCTACCCGTGCCCTGGTGAGCGACGGAAGGACAGCCGAGGATCTGCACCGAGAAGCCATCGAGCTGCTCGACAGCACGCAGGCCCGGATGGACAGCGCCCGCGCCCGACTCAGATACGGTGAGTGGCTGCGAAGTGAAGGTCGATCAGCGGACGCTCGTGAACGGCTGAGCGAAGCGCACGAGATGCTCAGCGAGGCGGGCGCCGAGGCATTCGCGGAGCGCGCACGACGTGAGCTCCAGGCTGCGGGAGCGAAGGTGCGCAAACGAGCCTCAGTCGCGCCGGCGGTCCTCACGCCAAAAGAAGTCGAGATCGCGCGGCTTGCCAAGGAGGGTTTCACCAACCCGGAGATCGGCGCCCGACTGTTCCTCAGCCCCCATACGGTCGATTGGCATTTGCGCAAGGTGTTCGCGAAGTTGGGTATCTCCTCCCGCAAAGAGATCTCTTCGGTGCGGCCGGAAGGCCTGACGGCCACACGCTAG